CTGTAGCGATGGTGCGTGAATTGGGACCGGTAATAACAGGACTTATTTGTGCTGGGAAAATGAGTTCCGGTATTGGAGCTGAGATTGCAGCCATGAGAGTAACCGAACAAATAGATGCCATGGAAGTTTCGGGAACGAATCCTTTGGGTTTTGTGGTGGCTACCCGTGTGTTGGCAACAACCGTAACCGTTCCTCTTCTGGTTATTTTTGCCGATGCATTCAGTTTTTTTGGGGCATTTCTTGCTGTAAATGTTTTCGAAGATACTTCCTCTACCTTGTTTATTGACAGAGCTTTTGCCATGCTTGGCTTCCGGGATCTGATCCCGGCTACTATAAAAACAGTCTTCTTTGGTTTCTTTATCGGACTGATAGGTTGCTATAGAGGTTATAATGCAGGGATAGGAACGGAGTCGGTCGGAAGTGCCGCCAATTCAGCGGTAGTGGTGGCTTCTCTTACTATTTTCGTGATAGACCTGATTTTTGTTTTAATCACCAATATTCTCTGATTTTGTATGGAAAGGGCAGAAGTAATTGTAGTAAAGGAGTTATATAAATCTTTCGGGGATAAGCATATTCTTCAGGGGATTGATCTTACGCTGCATAAAGGTGAGAATTTGGGTATTGTGGGCAAATCGGGCACGGGAAAATCGGTACTTACAAAATGCATAGTGAGATTAATAGAGCCTGACGCGGGTGAGATCAATGTACTTGGAACCGATGTCCTGGCTTGTAATAATATTGAACTGAACGAGATAAGGAAAAAGGTGGGTTATCTTTTTCAGGGAGGTGCGTTGTATGATTCAATGAGTGTAAGGGAAAACCTGCTTTTTCCGATAAGAAGAACCCAATTTATAGATAAAAAACAAGATAGTGAAGAATTGGTAGAAAGATCTTTGAGGAGTGTAGGCTTGTTGGATGCCATAGACAAGATGCCGGCAGAATTATCGGGTGGAATGAAGAAAAGGATAGCTTTGGCAAGGACCCTGATATTAAGGCCTGAGATTATTCTGTATGATGAGCCGACCACCGGTTTAGATGCTGTGACATCAGGAGAGATCAGTGAACTTATCCTCAAAATAAAGGAAGAATATAATACTGCCTCTATTATTATTACCCACGATATGAAATGCGCCAAAATAGCTACCGATACAATCAGAATCATGAAAGAGGGTGTTTTTGTTGTGGAAGGTACGTACGATGAGCTAAGCAGGAGTGCGGATAAAGAAATACGTGATTATTTTATATAGTAATAAAACAGATAACAGACAGTTATGAAGAATACAAAAAAAGCTTTACGCTTAGGTATTTTTGTCGCTGCGGCATTAATTTTATTTGTTGTAGCCGTAT
This window of the Proteiniphilum saccharofermentans genome carries:
- a CDS encoding MlaE family ABC transporter permease; amino-acid sequence: MKHLKVRQLAPQKIRIKEETRHFYNGLFIDLGELVIFSINVIKQFFRPPFEHKELIKQGFLLGNKSFALVSVTGFIMGLVLTMQMNPVLADFGAQTLLPSAISVAMVRELGPVITGLICAGKMSSGIGAEIAAMRVTEQIDAMEVSGTNPLGFVVATRVLATTVTVPLLVIFADAFSFFGAFLAVNVFEDTSSTLFIDRAFAMLGFRDLIPATIKTVFFGFFIGLIGCYRGYNAGIGTESVGSAANSAVVVASLTIFVIDLIFVLITNIL
- a CDS encoding ABC transporter ATP-binding protein, translating into MERAEVIVVKELYKSFGDKHILQGIDLTLHKGENLGIVGKSGTGKSVLTKCIVRLIEPDAGEINVLGTDVLACNNIELNEIRKKVGYLFQGGALYDSMSVRENLLFPIRRTQFIDKKQDSEELVERSLRSVGLLDAIDKMPAELSGGMKKRIALARTLILRPEIILYDEPTTGLDAVTSGEISELILKIKEEYNTASIIITHDMKCAKIATDTIRIMKEGVFVVEGTYDELSRSADKEIRDYFI